From Saprospiraceae bacterium, one genomic window encodes:
- a CDS encoding LptF/LptG family permease, translated as MFRKLDLMILRGFVGPFVASFFIALFVLVMQTLWLYIDDIIGKGAGILVIMEFLFYLSLSLVPLALPIGVLLSGVFLFGNLGERYELSSIKSAGISLLRIMRPIVLLSMMIVMTSWFFSDIIIPRANLKFLSRLHDLKRQKPTLSLEEGIFNDDFYGYVIRIEDKANDGKSIQNVLIDDHNNLNSKSTISSEDGKMYVTQGGKFLVMELRQGELYQVPDKSSANQSIYPFVRTRFKNLTKVFALDEFNLERSDEDLFKNNQRMKNSTQLRIELDSIQKELDNNLPEALSKYVRDFKSQKNSLANSKILSAANSGSDAEILKTDWKQRSYLGFTTNDFDPDSILQIYHSDDTAVVRVVARAAMHIAERDFESYSGFLESEKSLNKKAAKFAYELYIKYSYALVCLLFVFIGAPLGAIVRKGGYGYPLILCIFVFVVYILLNTLFKRLSESLAVSPEIGAFLPCAIILLPGILLSWTAQLDLNPISWIKVNWMRRN; from the coding sequence GTGTTTCGGAAATTGGATTTAATGATTTTGAGAGGGTTTGTCGGACCCTTTGTAGCTTCTTTTTTTATAGCCTTGTTTGTTTTGGTGATGCAAACGCTTTGGCTCTACATTGATGATATTATTGGCAAGGGTGCTGGCATTCTTGTTATAATGGAGTTCCTATTCTATTTAAGTTTATCACTTGTTCCATTGGCCTTACCCATTGGTGTGTTGCTGTCAGGAGTTTTTCTATTTGGTAACCTTGGGGAGCGATATGAACTTTCCAGTATTAAATCTGCTGGTATTTCTTTATTGAGGATCATGCGGCCAATTGTCTTGCTGTCTATGATGATCGTGATGACATCATGGTTTTTTTCTGACATTATCATTCCTCGTGCCAATTTAAAATTTTTGAGCCGGTTACATGATTTAAAGCGTCAAAAACCAACGCTCAGTCTGGAGGAGGGTATTTTTAATGATGACTTTTATGGTTATGTTATTCGTATTGAAGATAAAGCAAATGATGGGAAAAGCATTCAGAATGTCTTAATTGATGACCACAATAATCTAAATTCTAAATCAACCATTTCTTCAGAAGATGGAAAAATGTACGTGACCCAGGGTGGAAAGTTTCTTGTGATGGAATTGCGTCAAGGTGAATTGTATCAGGTGCCTGACAAGTCATCAGCAAATCAATCCATCTATCCGTTTGTAAGGACTCGATTTAAAAATCTGACAAAGGTATTTGCATTGGATGAGTTTAATCTTGAGAGATCTGATGAAGATCTATTTAAGAACAACCAAAGAATGAAAAATTCCACACAGTTAAGAATAGAGCTAGATTCAATTCAAAAAGAGTTAGACAACAATTTGCCAGAAGCATTGAGCAAATATGTGAGAGATTTTAAATCACAAAAAAATAGCTTGGCCAATTCTAAAATACTGAGTGCAGCCAATTCAGGTTCTGATGCGGAAATCTTAAAAACAGATTGGAAACAAAGAAGTTATTTGGGATTTACAACCAACGATTTTGATCCTGATAGCATTTTGCAGATTTATCATTCTGATGACACCGCAGTAGTTAGAGTAGTTGCAAGAGCAGCCATGCACATTGCTGAAAGAGATTTTGAATCTTATTCCGGATTCCTAGAAAGTGAGAAGAGTCTTAATAAAAAAGCTGCTAAATTTGCCTACGAGCTATACATTAAGTATTCGTATGCTTTGGTGTGTCTGCTATTTGTTTTTATTGGTGCCCCTTTAGGAGCGATTGTAAGAAAGGGTGGATACGGTTACCCACTAATTTTATGCATATTTGTCTTTGTTGTTTATATATTGCTGAATACATTGTTTAAGAGACTTTCAGAAAGTCTAGCGGTTAGTCCGGAAATAGGTGCTTTTCTGCCATGTGCTATTATACTTTTACCAGGTATTTTACTCAGTTGGACCGCGCAACTTGACTTAAATCCAATCTCTTGGATCAAAGTGAATTGGATGAGAAGGAATTAA
- a CDS encoding acyl-CoA dehydrogenase family protein — MSNQTEDKVLKGGEFIILETDYKTNFIPEDLNEDQRMIRSMVRQFVESEIRHKGHKLEEQVNLLNQAASLGLLGAHIPEEYGGMALDTHSNTLISEELGRGDASFNTSIAAHTGIGMLPILYFGTEAQKNKYLPGLSNGTLKACYCLTEPGSGSDALSAKTRADLDTDGDHYLLNGQKMWISNAGFADIFIVFAQIGGNQFTGFIVEKGTPGLSLGAEEYKLGIKGSSTRQVFFENMRVHKDQMLGQPGKGHLIAFNVLNIGRYKLGIMAMGGCKRSIDEMVKYTNTRIQFDHPISSYGAIQYKLAESIIRVLVLESTVYRVSDLMEDKKTQEINLGSGYAQAMLKAAEEYAVECAIIKINGSEVLDFVVDEMLQSFGGYGYSEEYIPSRLYRDARINRIYEGTNEINRMMSINMILKRALKGELDLVGPAWAVQKELTGMPSMEIPEGPYGMELRSIRDFKKNLLMVAGAAVKYQMDGKHDLKDQQEILMNIADIAIDVYNAESIYLRLMKLKEKGESKLALFEAVMRTFIWDAQTRIIKNAQDALVSFAEGDELRIMLMGVKRFSRYEAPNILKLRRMIALKAIEENGFCF; from the coding sequence ATGAGCAACCAGACAGAAGATAAGGTGCTTAAGGGTGGTGAATTTATTATCCTTGAAACAGATTATAAGACCAACTTTATTCCTGAAGACTTGAACGAAGATCAGAGAATGATTCGATCAATGGTCAGACAATTTGTCGAATCTGAAATTCGACACAAAGGGCATAAATTGGAAGAACAAGTGAATTTGTTGAACCAAGCTGCTTCACTTGGATTATTGGGTGCACATATTCCGGAAGAATATGGAGGAATGGCTTTGGATACCCATTCTAATACTTTGATATCAGAGGAGTTGGGACGTGGAGATGCTTCATTTAATACCAGCATCGCAGCACACACAGGAATAGGCATGCTTCCAATATTGTATTTTGGAACCGAAGCACAAAAAAATAAATACTTACCGGGTTTGAGCAATGGCACACTTAAAGCCTGCTATTGTTTGACTGAGCCAGGTTCCGGCAGCGATGCGCTTAGTGCGAAGACAAGGGCTGACCTGGATACCGATGGTGATCATTATTTACTCAATGGTCAGAAAATGTGGATTTCAAATGCAGGGTTTGCTGATATATTTATTGTCTTTGCGCAAATTGGGGGAAACCAGTTTACAGGGTTTATTGTCGAGAAGGGAACTCCTGGACTTTCGTTGGGTGCTGAGGAATACAAACTTGGAATAAAAGGATCTTCAACTAGACAGGTGTTCTTTGAAAACATGAGAGTGCACAAAGATCAAATGCTTGGCCAACCAGGAAAAGGTCATTTAATTGCATTCAATGTTTTGAACATTGGCCGGTACAAACTTGGCATTATGGCGATGGGTGGATGTAAGCGATCCATCGATGAAATGGTGAAATATACCAATACAAGGATTCAATTTGACCATCCCATTTCAAGTTATGGAGCAATTCAATATAAACTGGCGGAATCTATTATCAGAGTATTGGTTCTTGAATCCACAGTTTATCGGGTAAGCGATTTAATGGAAGATAAGAAAACCCAGGAAATCAACTTGGGTTCGGGATACGCCCAAGCGATGCTTAAAGCAGCAGAAGAATACGCAGTTGAGTGTGCGATTATTAAGATAAACGGATCTGAAGTATTGGATTTTGTAGTAGATGAGATGCTGCAATCTTTTGGAGGGTATGGCTATTCTGAAGAGTATATTCCATCCAGGTTATACCGCGATGCCCGTATCAACCGAATTTATGAAGGCACAAATGAGATTAACAGGATGATGAGTATTAACATGATTCTCAAACGTGCTCTAAAAGGTGAATTGGATTTGGTGGGACCTGCATGGGCTGTACAAAAAGAACTCACTGGAATGCCATCTATGGAGATTCCAGAAGGTCCTTATGGGATGGAATTGAGAAGCATCCGAGACTTTAAAAAGAACTTGTTAATGGTGGCTGGTGCTGCAGTCAAGTATCAGATGGATGGAAAACATGATCTCAAAGATCAACAGGAAATTTTAATGAACATTGCTGATATTGCCATTGATGTGTATAATGCAGAATCTATTTATTTGCGTCTGATGAAGTTGAAAGAGAAGGGTGAATCAAAATTGGCACTTTTTGAAGCGGTTATGAGGACTTTTATTTGGGACGCCCAAACCCGAATCATCAAAAATGCCCAAGATGCCTTAGTTTCATTTGCAGAAGGAGATGAACTAAGAATTATGCTGATGGGTGTTAAAAGATTTAGTCGGTACGAAGCACCCAATATTTTGAAATTGAGAAGAATGATCGCTTTAAAAGCGATAGAGGAAAATGGTTTTTGTTTTTAG
- a CDS encoding prohibitin family protein has translation MALIVLGVIIFMAHFVLNQNNQHPNLRKIGSGMRLVGLVLMVIGFLTSCIIQINAGQVGVKVLFGKVQNDVLHPGLHVINPLLVIHEMDVRTQNYTMSGINDEAHSTGDDAIRALTKDGLEIVIDVTVLYKVIPGSAPKIYNEIGSDYRDKIIRPLARSRIRDFSVAYEAIELYSSKREEFQLQIFKTIETDFLDRGLILEQLLIRNITLPASVKTAIEVKIQAEQESQKMQFVLMKEKQEAERKRVEAQGIADYQRIINTGLTEKQLEYEMIKAYKELATSSNAKVIVLNGKNHPLILDGK, from the coding sequence ATGGCTTTAATAGTTCTTGGAGTAATTATTTTCATGGCTCATTTTGTCTTGAACCAAAACAACCAACACCCTAATTTAAGGAAGATTGGTTCTGGCATGAGATTGGTGGGATTGGTTTTAATGGTCATTGGGTTTTTAACTTCATGTATTATTCAAATCAATGCCGGACAGGTGGGCGTAAAAGTACTTTTTGGGAAAGTGCAAAATGATGTATTACATCCGGGGCTCCATGTCATAAACCCCTTGCTTGTAATTCATGAAATGGATGTAAGAACCCAAAATTACACAATGAGTGGTATCAATGATGAAGCTCATTCCACAGGAGATGACGCGATTCGGGCATTGACGAAGGACGGACTTGAAATCGTAATAGACGTGACGGTTCTTTACAAAGTGATTCCTGGATCGGCACCCAAAATTTACAACGAAATCGGAAGTGATTATCGTGATAAAATTATTCGACCATTGGCTCGCTCACGAATAAGAGATTTCTCGGTGGCTTATGAAGCAATTGAATTGTACTCCAGCAAGCGCGAAGAATTTCAATTGCAGATTTTTAAAACGATAGAGACAGATTTTTTAGATCGCGGCCTAATTCTTGAGCAATTGCTCATTCGAAATATCACCTTGCCTGCTAGTGTTAAAACAGCGATTGAAGTAAAAATTCAAGCTGAGCAAGAATCACAAAAAATGCAATTTGTGCTGATGAAAGAAAAACAAGAGGCAGAAAGAAAAAGAGTGGAGGCCCAGGGTATTGCAGATTATCAACGAATCATCAATACCGGTTTGACTGAGAAACAGCTGGAATATGAAATGATTAAAGCGTATAAAGAATTGGCTACATCTTCAAATGCCAAAGTGATCGTACTAAATGGCAAAAACCATCCGTTAATACTTGATGGCAAATAA